One genomic segment of Pleurocapsa minor HA4230-MV1 includes these proteins:
- a CDS encoding LptF/LptG family permease, with translation MSLFTIPLIDRYIIKQLIKPWIISLCLCSILGELVGISFEQIQFITERNFPTQAAFQVHLLKFPAFISLGLPFSLLMATMITYGKLSENNEIIALKCSGVRLIRLVVPALIFSLIITILMFFLNGLIVPSTNYQAAMIIENEFKIERDNLQKYHQKNIIYQDFSFTNQSQLLTYLIIADRFDGQKLYGITALKYQKQHLHKIILASSAVWDKQLKLWIFVDGKQQIIAPHDSHSQLSYFRQLALPIDHNLLDYVQNYRDNREMSLLELYRWLNVLRGSNDLQKIRQLQINIQERYTLPFSCIVFTLLGGILGCNHSNKINKISLVIVIIISYQAIQFIATSLCITGLIPIELGIWFPNMIGLSLSGIFLNNK, from the coding sequence ATGTCACTGTTTACTATCCCTCTAATAGACCGCTACATTATTAAACAATTAATTAAACCTTGGATAATTAGTTTATGTTTATGCTCTATTTTAGGTGAATTAGTTGGTATTTCTTTTGAACAAATTCAGTTTATTACAGAGAGAAATTTTCCGACCCAAGCTGCATTTCAAGTTCACTTACTAAAATTTCCTGCTTTTATTTCTCTCGGCTTGCCATTTTCGCTATTAATGGCAACTATGATAACTTATGGCAAGCTATCAGAAAACAACGAAATTATTGCTTTAAAGTGTTCTGGTGTAAGATTAATACGTTTAGTAGTTCCTGCTTTAATTTTTAGTTTAATAATAACTATTTTAATGTTTTTCTTGAATGGATTAATAGTTCCATCTACAAATTATCAGGCAGCTATGATTATTGAAAATGAATTTAAAATTGAGCGTGATAATCTGCAAAAATATCACCAGAAAAATATTATCTATCAAGATTTTTCTTTTACCAATCAGTCTCAGCTATTAACATATTTAATTATTGCCGATCGCTTTGACGGGCAAAAGCTTTATGGAATTACGGCACTGAAGTATCAAAAACAGCATTTACATAAAATCATCTTGGCAAGCTCTGCTGTTTGGGATAAACAATTAAAATTATGGATTTTTGTTGATGGTAAGCAGCAAATTATTGCTCCCCATGACAGTCATTCCCAACTTAGTTATTTTAGGCAGCTTGCTCTACCCATAGATCATAATCTTTTAGATTATGTGCAAAATTATCGAGATAATCGAGAAATGAGTTTACTAGAGCTATATCGTTGGTTAAATGTTCTGCGAGGAAGCAACGATCTGCAAAAGATACGCCAGCTACAAATCAATATTCAAGAAAGATATACATTACCTTTTTCTTGTATCGTATTTACGTTACTAGGAGGAATTTTAGGCTGTAATCACTCTAACAAAATTAACAAAATATCTTTAGTTATAGTTATTATAATAAGCTATCAAGCAATTCAATTTATCGCTACTAGTTTGTGTATCACGGGCTTAATTCCGATCGAGCTGGGCATTTGGTTTCCTAACATGATTGGTTTAAGTTTATCAGGTATATTTTTGAATAATAAGTAA
- a CDS encoding DUF305 domain-containing protein codes for MPTKLIKTGLIALTWIGAATLTISCSPNSNQSQASNTQVTETSNKQEIKQTGDMMENGHESHDMSMDLGPADADYDLRFIDGMLMHHQGAVNMAEDALSKSQRPEIKKLAQDIIAAQNREISQMKEWRTAWYPKADSTPMAYHSQMGHTMAMTDEQKQAMMMSMDLGTGDAEFDLRFINAMVPHHEGALVMAEDALSKSQRPEVKKLAQDILTSQQQEIEQMNQWRKDWSKQ; via the coding sequence ATGCCAACAAAATTAATTAAAACTGGACTGATAGCCTTAACTTGGATAGGTGCAGCAACCTTAACTATTTCTTGTTCTCCCAACTCCAACCAAAGCCAAGCTTCAAATACTCAAGTTACCGAAACTAGTAACAAGCAAGAAATCAAGCAGACTGGAGACATGATGGAGAATGGTCATGAGTCTCACGACATGTCAATGGATTTAGGGCCTGCCGATGCAGACTACGATTTACGATTTATTGATGGGATGCTTATGCACCATCAGGGTGCTGTCAATATGGCTGAAGATGCTTTAAGTAAATCTCAACGTCCTGAAATAAAAAAACTAGCTCAAGATATTATTGCTGCTCAAAATCGCGAGATTAGTCAAATGAAAGAGTGGCGGACAGCTTGGTATCCTAAAGCAGATAGTACGCCGATGGCTTATCACTCCCAGATGGGTCATACGATGGCAATGACCGATGAACAAAAGCAAGCCATGATGATGAGCATGGATTTAGGGACTGGTGATGCTGAGTTTGATTTACGCTTTATTAACGCTATGGTTCCCCATCACGAAGGTGCATTAGTTATGGCTGAAGATGCTTTAAGTAAATCTCAACGTCCTGAAGTCAAAAAACTAGCTCAAGATATTTTGACCTCTCAACAACAAGAAATCGAGCAAATGAATCAATGGCGTAAAGATTGGTCTAAGCAATAG
- a CDS encoding DUF2301 domain-containing membrane protein — protein MIALLDREPQTYQGQFGEYTITKRDRLEVIIYRGGLVMAAASFAIASNLFFAQGTAALSAITPLFAVFSIGLGVSLYFIHIYLKPLHLALQVFWLIGTVATIAIAVSHHEPLALYIYDHPLTLFGTGFTFAALTGIYFKEAFCFNRLETKILTAIVPLLLLGHMTRILPIEMEQALLGAWSIGFSIFAVRKMTQEIDPDIGDKSVFAYLKEQEKRPTESN, from the coding sequence ATGATTGCTCTTTTAGATCGAGAACCCCAAACTTACCAAGGACAATTTGGTGAATACACAATTACTAAACGCGATCGCTTAGAAGTGATTATTTATCGTGGGGGATTAGTCATGGCAGCAGCCAGTTTTGCGATCGCCAGTAACCTCTTTTTTGCTCAGGGAACAGCTGCTTTATCAGCGATTACTCCTTTGTTTGCGGTTTTTTCAATCGGTTTAGGAGTAAGCCTATATTTCATCCATATTTATTTAAAACCGTTACATTTGGCTTTACAAGTTTTTTGGCTTATCGGTACAGTGGCTACTATAGCGATCGCCGTATCTCATCATGAACCATTAGCACTATATATCTACGATCATCCGCTGACCTTATTTGGTACAGGCTTTACCTTTGCTGCTTTAACAGGAATTTATTTTAAAGAGGCTTTTTGTTTTAATCGCTTAGAAACTAAAATTTTGACTGCGATCGTGCCTTTACTATTATTAGGCCATATGACAAGAATTCTGCCCATAGAAATGGAACAAGCCTTACTAGGAGCTTGGTCAATCGGCTTTAGCATCTTTGCCGTGAGAAAAATGACGCAAGAAATTGATCCTGATATTGGTGACAAGTCTGTCTTTGCCTATTTAAAAGAGCAAGAAAAGCGCCCAACTGAAAGTAATTAA